From the genome of Triticum aestivum cultivar Chinese Spring chromosome 3B, IWGSC CS RefSeq v2.1, whole genome shotgun sequence, one region includes:
- the LOC123066759 gene encoding uncharacterized protein: MSLQNFQDCHVGKQAPFQFLATQPPNTLQQMCRQIQDESDVDVQIDSFTTIFDRALMAKRMSQEENEVNPDTSLRDSKWDSSVIQAYQKCTCSTPSTNIYSTRKTNFERCCSPPAQICRMGYDSRRLRLIVAI, translated from the exons ATGTCCCTTCAGAATTTTCAGGATTGTCATGTCGGCAAACAAGCGCCTTTCCAGTTCTTAGCAACGCAACCACCAAATACGCTCCAACAG atgtgcagacaAATTCAAGACGAGAGTGATGTGGATGTTCAGATTGACTCATTT ACTACGATATTTGACAGAGCACTCATGGCAAAACGGATGTCCCAGGAAGAG AATGAAGTCAATCCTGACACAAGCTTAAGGGACAGCAAATGGGATTCCTCAGTG ATACAAGCGTACCAGAAATGCACCTGCAGCACCCCGAGCACCAACATATATTCAACCAGAAAG ACAAACTTCGAGAGGTGTTGCAGCCCCCCTGCCCAAATTTGCAGAATGGGATACGATTCAAGAAGGTTGAGACTAATTGTAGCCATTTGA